The following proteins come from a genomic window of Pirellula staleyi DSM 6068:
- a CDS encoding DUF1549 and DUF1553 domain-containing protein translates to MRWIGLLALLALAAVTSTALAEEPLRQVIDREIRAAWETQKLTPTARTSDAQFLRRIYLDLTGTIPTHEEVVAFLSDPSADKRSQLIDRLLADSRFAQHQADIWDLILFTRSPPGSEADRRDGMQKWLVQQFADNVPYDVWARQLLKAEGNSVEQGPPLYFVQYRNRPEDASESISQTFLGVQLQCARCHDHPFESWTQLDFYGMAAFLARLEVVNVGREKELTKYAIGEKSTGDILFTGPAIEQMAGQKGEPVKPKFLLGDPLIEPEVPQDFKEPKFQDNQAPPRPIASRKDSLADWITSPENPFFARAIANRIWAQYMGRGLVHPVDNMSPSNAPSHPKLLEELARQMVQHKFDLRHLVREIVSSETYQLSSTGGAESPMPLWFEYARTRPLSAEELTDAWKVATWHSLVEEKNSGNESRNRFHPLTRDYVIRFFGTPNSGAGDFQGGLQEHLYLNNGQLDTLTGERKSNLTHYLATTADPIETRIEKLYLSTLSRRPEPPEIERMKSFIESTEGKPQWRDAIWALITSSEFRFSH, encoded by the coding sequence ATGCGCTGGATTGGATTGCTCGCGCTTCTGGCGCTCGCTGCGGTAACTAGTACGGCCCTGGCCGAGGAGCCGCTGCGCCAGGTTATCGACCGCGAAATTCGAGCCGCTTGGGAAACTCAAAAACTAACACCCACCGCGCGCACGTCTGACGCGCAGTTCCTGCGGCGGATCTATCTCGATCTGACCGGCACGATTCCCACGCACGAGGAAGTGGTGGCGTTTCTCAGCGATCCGTCGGCTGACAAGCGCTCGCAGCTGATCGATCGGCTCCTCGCCGACTCCCGATTTGCTCAGCATCAAGCCGACATTTGGGATCTGATTCTGTTCACGCGAAGTCCTCCTGGTTCAGAGGCCGATCGTCGCGACGGCATGCAAAAGTGGCTCGTGCAGCAGTTCGCCGACAACGTTCCTTACGATGTTTGGGCTCGGCAGTTGCTGAAGGCGGAGGGGAACAGCGTCGAGCAAGGCCCACCGCTCTACTTCGTGCAATATCGCAATCGTCCCGAGGATGCGAGCGAGTCGATCAGCCAAACTTTCTTAGGGGTTCAGCTGCAGTGCGCACGCTGTCACGATCACCCGTTTGAGTCGTGGACTCAGCTCGATTTCTATGGAATGGCTGCATTTCTCGCGCGGCTGGAAGTGGTGAATGTGGGGCGCGAGAAAGAATTGACGAAGTATGCGATTGGCGAAAAGAGCACCGGCGACATCCTGTTCACGGGACCTGCAATCGAGCAGATGGCGGGCCAAAAGGGAGAGCCGGTGAAGCCCAAATTCCTGCTCGGCGATCCGCTGATCGAGCCGGAAGTTCCCCAGGATTTCAAAGAGCCCAAGTTTCAAGACAATCAAGCTCCGCCGAGGCCGATCGCCTCGCGTAAAGACTCACTGGCCGACTGGATCACCTCGCCCGAAAACCCGTTTTTCGCGCGAGCCATCGCCAATCGCATTTGGGCCCAATACATGGGGCGTGGACTGGTCCATCCGGTCGACAACATGAGCCCATCGAACGCTCCTTCACACCCGAAGTTGCTCGAGGAACTCGCGCGACAGATGGTCCAGCACAAGTTCGATCTACGTCATTTGGTGCGTGAAATCGTCAGCAGTGAGACCTACCAACTTTCGTCCACTGGTGGGGCAGAATCGCCGATGCCCCTGTGGTTCGAGTACGCCCGAACGCGTCCCCTGTCAGCGGAGGAACTTACCGACGCTTGGAAGGTAGCGACGTGGCACAGCCTGGTCGAAGAGAAAAATAGTGGTAACGAATCGCGCAATCGATTCCATCCCTTAACGCGCGACTATGTGATCCGCTTCTTCGGCACCCCCAACTCCGGAGCGGGCGATTTTCAGGGAGGATTGCAGGAGCACCTGTACCTCAATAACGGTCAGCTCGACACCCTGACTGGCGAACGAAAATCGAACCTGACGCACTACTTGGCGACGACCGCCGATCCGATCGAAACACGTATCGAAAAACTCTATCTCTCGACCCTTTCGCGGCGGCCCGAGCCGCCAGAGATCGAGCGGATGAAGTCGTTCATCGAGTCGACCGAAGGGAAGCCCCAGTGGCGCGATGCCATCTGGGCTCTCATCACTTCGAGTGAGTTCCGCTTCAGT